Proteins encoded in a region of the Campylobacter sp. MIT 99-7217 genome:
- the mog gene encoding molybdopterin adenylyltransferase, producing MQDIKIGILTLSDRASAGIYEDKATPEIQKILSSYIKNELKFVCELIADEFELIKEKLLFLVEQKCDLIITSGGTGPALRDVTPEATKAVCEKMLPGFGELMRLKSLESVPTAILSRQSAGICKKSLIINLPGNPKAIRECLEPVFPAVPYCLDLIEASYIEANEEVIKIFRPKKK from the coding sequence ATGCAAGATATCAAAATAGGAATTCTCACACTCAGCGATAGAGCAAGTGCTGGAATTTATGAAGATAAAGCAACTCCTGAAATTCAAAAAATTCTTAGCTCTTACATCAAAAATGAGCTTAAATTTGTTTGTGAGCTTATTGCTGATGAGTTTGAGCTTATCAAGGAAAAGCTTTTATTTTTAGTTGAACAAAAATGCGATCTTATCATCACAAGTGGAGGTACTGGACCTGCTTTAAGAGATGTAACGCCTGAAGCAACCAAGGCTGTGTGCGAAAAAATGCTTCCGGGCTTTGGAGAACTCATGCGTCTAAAAAGCCTTGAAAGTGTGCCAACTGCTATACTTTCAAGGCAAAGTGCAGGCATTTGCAAAAAATCTCTTATCATTAACCTACCGGGCAATCCAAAAGCTATAAGAGAATGCTTAGAGCCTGTTTTTCCTGCTGTGCCGTATTGTCTTGATTTGATAGAAGCTTCTTATATAGAAGCTAATGAAGAAGTGATAAAAATTTTTCGT